The Thermotoga caldifontis AZM44c09 genomic interval GGTACATAGGCGGTGAATACAACCAGATCGTCAAAGATCCATCCCGTGTGAAGTTGAGGGTTGGACTGCTGTTTCCGGACGTCTACGAAGTTGGCATGTCGAACCTCGGACTGATGATCATCAACGATGTGCTCAACAGTATGGAAGAAGTGTGGGCCGAGAGGATCTTCATGCCCTGGATCGACATGATGAACGAGATGAGGAGGAAAAATCTTCCTTTGTTCACCCTCGAATCGAAGACAGCGGTCAGAGATCTGGACGTTCTTGGAATTTCGCTCCAACACGAATTGCTGTACACCAACGTACTCCACGCACTCGAGCTCGCAGGGATACCCATCCTCGCGAGAGAAAGAACGCAGGTCGATCCCATCGTGATCGCCGGTGGTCCGTGCACGGTGAATCCAGAACCGATCGCACCCGTGTTCGATGCCATGGTGATCGGGGATGGAGAGAGTGTGGTGAGAGAAATCGTACAGGTTCTGATCGAGACGAAGGGCATGGAGAGAAGCGAGAGGTTGAAGGTTCTCTCAAAGATCGAAGGTGTCTACGTTCCTTCTCTCTACAGCGACGACGTTCCACCGAAACCAGTCGAACCTGGCGTTCCCGAGAGAGTGAAAAGAAGGATCGAACCAATGCTCAAACGAAAGCTGATCAGACGCATCGTACCACACATGCAGCTCGTCCACGATAGAATCTCCATCGAAATCATGCGCGGTTGCACGAGGGGATGCAGGTTCTGCCAGGCAGGATTCATCTACAGGCCTGTCAGGGAAAAGTTCTCGAGCGAGGTCCTCGAGGAGGCGTTGCAAACCCTGGCATGTACAGGTTACGAAGAGATTGGATTACTTTCACTTTCCAGTGCGGACCACACGGCGATAATCAAGATCGTCGAAGATCTCAAACAGATCTCAGATTCAAGGTTCATATCCGTTTCCATACCTTCGACCCGTCTGGATGCCTTCGGTGTCACGCTGGCAAACAACATCGGTGGGGCGAGAAGAACGGGTTTGACGTTCGCTCCCGAAGCGGGAACGCAGAGATTGAGGAACGTCATAAACAAGAACGTTTCGGACGAAGATTTCGTCCGGGCGCTGGAGCTCGCAAGAAAAAACGGCTGGCACAGGGTGAAACTGTATTTCATGGTGGGACTCCCGACGGAAACAGACGAGGATCTCAGAGGCATAGTTTCCATGGCGAAGATCGCGAAGAAAATTGGATTCGACCTCGTCACTCTGTCCGTAGCGATGTTCGTTCCCAAACCCCACACACCTTTCCAGTTCGCCGAACAGAAGGATCTGGAGTACTTCGAACATGCGAAGAGTGTCCTTTCAGAAGCCAAGAGATTCGCGAAGCTCGACTTCCACGATCCGAAGATGAGTATGGTTGAGGGTTTGCTGTCGAGGGGAGATCGAAAGGTGTTCTCCGTAGTCATGAAAGCTTACGAGCTGGGCGCGTGTTACGACAGCTGGCAGAATTTGTTCGATTATTCGAAGTGGACGAAAGCCCTGGAAACGGTAGGTTTAAAGCTGGAACAGTTGCTGAAAAGCAGATCGGTCGATGAACCCTTACCCTGGGATCACATCGACATCGGTGTGGACAAATCTTTCCTGGTGGAGGAATTGAAAAAGGCTCTGAAGGCAGAGACCACACCGGATTGCAGGGAAATCTGTCAGCTCTGCGGCGTGTGCAGTTCCAGGGTGAGAAACGTTCTGGAGAGGAATGTCCTTGAAGCTCGCTGAGGTTTTCTTCATTCTGGCAGGTCTGGCCGTGATTCAAAATCTGTTCAGGTTCGTGGGGTTCAGGTCGAGACTCGTCTACCTTTCCATCGCACAGATCTCTTACTCTGCCCTGATCTACATTCGACAGCCCATGTTCGGTTTTTCACCCCATCTGAAAGGTTTTATCCCTTTCGCGTTGCTGTTCGCTTTCACGATGATTCTGGGAAAATTTCTTGGGGCAAAGGCTGCGAACGTGAACATCGAACCTTCGACCACGAACATGCTCACGCTGGGTCTGCTGTTACCCGTGTCCGAGGAACTCTTGTTCAGGGGAGCCATACTCACACTGTATCCGAACGCGTTCGTCAACGGTCTGATCTTTTCAGCGATACACCTGTTCAACGTTGTCTCCGGCTTCGAACCGTTTTCTTATTACAACATGATCTACAGGCTTGCGGCCGGATTCATCTTCGCAGATTCCACGTTGAAAACTGGCAGCCTTTTCTCCGCGACGGTTTGCCACATCCTCAACAACTGTCTTGGAATCTTACTGCCTTGGTTTGAACATGAATCCGAGAAACGCCGCCATGATGCTGGACGTGAAAAAGACGAGCAGTGAAACGGACACCGCCTTCATCGTCAGCGTCTGAACGATGAACTGAATGGTCTCCTTCATGTAGTAACCTATCAAAACGTAGCTCAAAACTCCCGCGATGATGAAAGAGACCGTGAGTACGAGCAGCGTTTTAGAAAAATGTTCAAGTTCTCTTCCCGCCCACCAGGATAAGACGAGCGAGAGCAACCACACCACACTCACCGGCAACGGGGAAAATTGGTCCAGAAGCAGTTCGAAAACAAAGGCGTGGTAAGAAAGGATCGTGACCGCGACAAAGAAGGCGATCTTTCTCATTCGATCTCCACCTCTAAGGGGAGATACAGGTTTATCTTCAACCAGAGCCATTCGATCGACACGTTACTGTAACCCTGAGCGTGCCAGCTTCCTTGTTCGTAGCCTGCCCACGCGTCTGTGACGAATTCGGCTTCCTTTTGGCCAAACATGGAATTGGAAACGAGTTTCAGAACGTTTCCCCTTCTGTTGTCCTGGAAATAGACCTGATAATCCACAGGATGGATCTTCAAACCACTGAAACCTTCGATCACAACTCTTCCGCGGATGGTTCCATCTTCGAAGCGAACCTTGCAGACGGCCTTCGCTTTCGAGAGTTTATCCGCGTAATTTCTATAAACGAAAACCCCGGTGGTGTAGTTGAGCACCACCAGGGCCAGCGCGATCCAGAAAACGAACTTCCAGAACTCAGCTCGCTTCGCCCGAGACAACATAGCACGCAACGAAATGTTTCGGCGCAACTTCCTTCAAAGGAGGATGATCGTTCTTCTCGCAAAAGTCAACGGCATAAGGGCATCTCTCGAAGAATCTGCAACGTGGAGGAGGATTTATGGGCCTTGGGACGCTACCTTTTATGTTCGGCTCTCCTCGCTTCACTTCGGGATCGGGGATCGGAACGGCCGCGAGCAACGCCTGCGTGTAAGGATGCAGCGGATTTTTGAGAACCTCCTCCGTTGGACCCTTCTCGACAATCTTGCCAAGATACATGACAGCTATGTCGTTGCTCATGTACCTGGCAACCGCGAGATCGTGCGTGATGTAAAGGTAACTCATCTCGTGTTCTTCCGCAAGCCTCATCATCAGTTTCATCACACCGGTCCTTATCGAAACGTCGAGCATGGAGGTTGGCTCGTCCGCGACCACGAAAGAAGGATTCAGTATGAGCGCCCTGGCTATCGCCACGCGCTGCCTTTGACCGCCGGAAAGCTCGTGCGGGAAACGGAACATGAAAGTTTCCGGTGGGGTGAGCCCAACATCCGCTAATATTTTCGCGACCATTTCCTCCCTCTCTTTGAGATTGCCAATTCCGTGTATGTTCAGTGGCTCCGCGACGATATCGAAAATCGTCATCCTCGGGTTCAAAGATTCGTACGGATCCTGAAAGATCATCTGGATCCTCCGCCTCAACTGCCAGATGCGCTCTCGCCTGTTTTTGAGCAAATCATCCACGAATTTGGCTTCGTTTCTGCCAAGATCGAGAAACCTCTGCGCGTAGATGGCATCTATGCCCTTCAAAGACTTCAGCTGTTCGTCACTCATGCTCGCAAACCTCTTCACGTAAGTCTGCTGCACGTATCTTCGCGCTGCCGATTCGTCTTCGTACAGCAACGGTGTCACGTCTTCCTGCTCGACTACGATCCTGCCAGAGGTCGGTTCTTCCAGTCCGACCAGCACTCTCCCGGTGGTGGTCTTCCCGCAACCGGATTCACCCACCAGAGCGAGCGATTCCTTCCTTCTTATCTCGAAGCTTATGTCATCAACTGCGTAGACGAAATTTTTCACCTTTCCGAAGATCTTCCGCTCCGCAGGAAAGAGTTTTCTAAGGTTCTCTATCTTCAGCACCACATCGTTAGTCTGCATAGAAACGCACCACCTCGTTAGGCTGGACAGGATGATGACAGGCCAAAAAGTGGCCTTTCTCCACTTCACGGTACTCCGGTTCGATCTCCATACACGTTTGATCCGCCTTGGGACATCTCGGTGCGAAGCGACAGCCCTTCGGTGGGTTTAAAAGGTTCGGTGGCTCACCGGGTATCGTCACGAGCTCGGTCTTTTCACCGACTGTGCTCGGGAACGCGTGCATCAAACCGTACGTGTACGGGTGCATGGGCCGTTTGAAGATCGTCACAGCATCGGCCAATTCTACGAACTTTCCAGCGTACATGACAGCGATTTTATCGCTCACCTCGGCGATCACAGCGATGTCGTGCGATATGTAGATCATCGCCATGTTCAGTTTCTTCTGGATCTTTCTTATCTCCTTCAAGATCCTGTCCTGAACGATCACGTCGAGTGCCGTGGTCGGTTCGTCCGCTATGATCACCTTTGGATCACAGGCGAGTGCCATGGCGATGACGGCCCTCTGTTTCATCCCACCGCTGTACTGGTGTGGATACTGCTCCATGCGGGACGGATCGAGCCCAACCAGGGTGAAGAGCTCCGCAACCTTTTGCTTGGCCCTGTCTATGGGCATGTCCGGGAAGTGGTTCTGGATGGCCTCAACGATCTGATCGCCAACCTTGTAGACGGGGTTCAGAGAGTTCATGGCCGCCTGGAATATCATGGAGATTCCGCGCCATCTGTATTTCCTCATTTCCGATTCCGGCAACTTCACCAGATCCACAGGCCCATTTCCCATATCGAAGAGCACGCTGCCGGATACGAACTCGGCGTTTTCTGGCAACAATCTGAGGATCGTCATCGATATCGACGTTTTTCCACAACCAGACTCACCCACTATACCCAGGCTTTCCCCTTGATCCAGATCGAAGTTTATACCGTCCACAGCCTTCACATATCCCATCTTCGTCCTGTAATACATCCGCAGGTCTCGCACGGACAGGAGCACCGAGATCACCTCTTTCTCAATCTTGGATTGA includes:
- a CDS encoding CPBP family intramembrane glutamic endopeptidase; the protein is MKLAEVFFILAGLAVIQNLFRFVGFRSRLVYLSIAQISYSALIYIRQPMFGFSPHLKGFIPFALLFAFTMILGKFLGAKAANVNIEPSTTNMLTLGLLLPVSEELLFRGAILTLYPNAFVNGLIFSAIHLFNVVSGFEPFSYYNMIYRLAAGFIFADSTLKTGSLFSATVCHILNNCLGILLPWFEHESEKRRHDAGREKDEQ
- a CDS encoding ABC transporter ATP-binding protein — encoded protein: MLLSVRDLRMYYRTKMGYVKAVDGINFDLDQGESLGIVGESGCGKTSISMTILRLLPENAEFVSGSVLFDMGNGPVDLVKLPESEMRKYRWRGISMIFQAAMNSLNPVYKVGDQIVEAIQNHFPDMPIDRAKQKVAELFTLVGLDPSRMEQYPHQYSGGMKQRAVIAMALACDPKVIIADEPTTALDVIVQDRILKEIRKIQKKLNMAMIYISHDIAVIAEVSDKIAVMYAGKFVELADAVTIFKRPMHPYTYGLMHAFPSTVGEKTELVTIPGEPPNLLNPPKGCRFAPRCPKADQTCMEIEPEYREVEKGHFLACHHPVQPNEVVRFYAD
- a CDS encoding ABC transporter ATP-binding protein; translated protein: MQTNDVVLKIENLRKLFPAERKIFGKVKNFVYAVDDISFEIRRKESLALVGESGCGKTTTGRVLVGLEEPTSGRIVVEQEDVTPLLYEDESAARRYVQQTYVKRFASMSDEQLKSLKGIDAIYAQRFLDLGRNEAKFVDDLLKNRRERIWQLRRRIQMIFQDPYESLNPRMTIFDIVAEPLNIHGIGNLKEREEMVAKILADVGLTPPETFMFRFPHELSGGQRQRVAIARALILNPSFVVADEPTSMLDVSIRTGVMKLMMRLAEEHEMSYLYITHDLAVARYMSNDIAVMYLGKIVEKGPTEEVLKNPLHPYTQALLAAVPIPDPEVKRGEPNIKGSVPRPINPPPRCRFFERCPYAVDFCEKNDHPPLKEVAPKHFVACYVVSGEAS
- a CDS encoding TIGR03960 family B12-binding radical SAM protein, translated to MILRRLHEILESVEKPARYIGGEYNQIVKDPSRVKLRVGLLFPDVYEVGMSNLGLMIINDVLNSMEEVWAERIFMPWIDMMNEMRRKNLPLFTLESKTAVRDLDVLGISLQHELLYTNVLHALELAGIPILARERTQVDPIVIAGGPCTVNPEPIAPVFDAMVIGDGESVVREIVQVLIETKGMERSERLKVLSKIEGVYVPSLYSDDVPPKPVEPGVPERVKRRIEPMLKRKLIRRIVPHMQLVHDRISIEIMRGCTRGCRFCQAGFIYRPVREKFSSEVLEEALQTLACTGYEEIGLLSLSSADHTAIIKIVEDLKQISDSRFISVSIPSTRLDAFGVTLANNIGGARRTGLTFAPEAGTQRLRNVINKNVSDEDFVRALELARKNGWHRVKLYFMVGLPTETDEDLRGIVSMAKIAKKIGFDLVTLSVAMFVPKPHTPFQFAEQKDLEYFEHAKSVLSEAKRFAKLDFHDPKMSMVEGLLSRGDRKVFSVVMKAYELGACYDSWQNLFDYSKWTKALETVGLKLEQLLKSRSVDEPLPWDHIDIGVDKSFLVEELKKALKAETTPDCREICQLCGVCSSRVRNVLERNVLEAR